A stretch of DNA from Streptomyces rubradiris:
CGGTTCAGCGGGCAGCCGCTGGAACAGGACGCCATCGAGGAGCTGTACGGCGAATTCCGGGGCTATCTGGCCGCCTTGGACGGTGACGCCCGGCATCTCCCGCCCACGGTCCACGAGTTCTGGCCGTACTACGAGCGGGTGGTGGAGGAGGAGCTGGAGCACACGGAGGCGATGCGGATCATCCTCTACCGGCTCTTCGACCATCTGCCCGCACCGCCGCTGCTGCACGGTCTGCCCACCCTCTGGGCGGCCGGCCGGGCGCTCGTCGGACCGGTCATCGGCGTGCTCACGGTGGCATCCCTCCCGGAGCCGTTCCGCCGCCGGGCGGGACTGCCCGAACTGCCCGGTGCACAGACGCTGATGCAGAGCGCCTATCTGGGCGCGGGTCTCGCCCGGTTCCTCCCGGAGGGCTGGCTGCGCACCGAGACCGTGCTGGACCTGCTCGCCCTCTCCCCCGACAGCGACGACCCCCGGGCCCGGACGTTGCGGGCACTGCGGGACCGGATGCGGCGGGCCGGGGCCCTGGTCCGGCTGATCACCCCGCTGCCGCCGGAGCCGGACCCCGGCACGGACACCGGTCTTCGGCGCGGCGCGGAGGAGTTCTTCGCCGCGGTGCTGGACCAGACCGGGGACGGCTATGTGGACTGGCCGGACCTCGCCGCGATGGCCCGGGAACTCGCCGGCCGCCTCGACCTGGACGAGCCGGCGGAGACCCGGCTGTACGACGCCTTCGCCGACTGGTGGCGGGAGTTGCAGACGGCTCTGGACACCGACGGCGACGGCCGCGTCAGCTGTCGGGAGTACACCGAGGCCGTGCCGGCGCTCGCCGGTCCCGCCCTGATCCGGGTCGCCGAGGTCCTCTTCGACGTCACCGACGCCAACGGCGACCAGCGCATCGACGCGGCCGAGTACCGGGCGCTGTTCCGCCGGGGCTTCCACCGCGACCTGACCGGCGGCGACGACACCTACCCGCGCGGCGCGTTCGTCCGGGACTTCGTGTCCTTCATGTCGGGCCGGGCCCGCTCGACCCCGTACGACCCGCTGCTCGCGGACGCCTGACCCGGCGGCCCCGGACGGGGGGCCGACCGGGCGGCGCCGGGTCAGCCGAGGCCGAGGACGCCCAGGGTGTGCTCGGCCATGCGCCGTTCGCCCAGGGCGTTGGGGTGGACGGGGACGACGCTCCGCCCGAACAACAGCGGCTCGATCCACCGGGTGCCCGCGGGCCGGCAGGCGTCGTGCCCGGCGGATGCCTCGGCGAAGTCCACGTACACGGCCCCGGTCTCCTCGGCGGCGCGCCGCACCACGGCGTTGAGGTGGGCCTGGAGGGAGTGCAGGTAGGGCACGTCACCGGCGGCGAGGGGCAGCTTGACGAAGCAGGACGGGTCGGCCTTGGCGGGTGTGATCCACGGGTAACCGAGCACGGCCACCTTGGCGTGCGGCGCCTTGGCCCGGACGGCGCGGAGCGCGGCCTTCAGCGCCGGGTAGGTGCCGGCGTCGATCTGGTCGTCGAAGGACGTGCCGTACTTGTCCTTGCACGGGCTGCCCTGGCCGCCGCTGAGGATGCCGGCGGTGCCGCAGGCGGTCACGGCGTTGATGAAGGTGCCGTTGTCGTTGCCGCCGATGGTGAGCGTCACCAGGTCGGTGTCGGCGGTGACCGCGTCGGCCTGCGGAGCGACGCCTGGGTACTGGGACTCGGTGAAGTGCTTGGTCTGGGCGGCGCCGCAGGTGACGTCCGTCAGCCGGGCGCCGGTGCGGTCGGCGATGACGTGGGGGTAGTTCGCGGTGGACCGCAGACAGAGCGGGCTGGTGAGGTCCACGGGCAGCACACCGGACGCGGCGCTGTAGCTGTCGCCGAGGGCCGCGTAGTCGAGGGGCGTGGCGGCCTGGGCGGGGGCCGTGCCGAGACCGAGGGCCAGGGTGCCGAGGGCCGCGGACGCCGCGGTGAGGACACGGCGCAAGCTTGGCAGGGGCATGACATTCTCCCTTCCGGGGAGGTCGCGGGACGCACGGGCATGCCGGTGCCACGGGCACGCCGGGAGGGATTACCGAGGAGTTCTACCGATAGGTAATGTGAGGCTGCCGCAACAAGAAATCAACATTGCGGACCGAACTTTTGAAACACGGACGATCCGCGTCCGGTTACGGCCACCGCCGACCAGGTACCGATCATCCCGTTACGCGAATTTTTTACCGCGCGGGATGCGATTTCCGCCGCGTTCGGGGCACCCGGCGAGCAGGAGCACCACTACCCGCTGGAGGCACGCCATGATCGCCCTCGGCATCATCCTGCTCATCATCGGCTTCGTCACGGGCATCTCGATCCTGTGGACTATCGGCATCATCCTGCTGGTGGTGGGAGCCATCCTGTGGATCATGGGGTCCATGGGCCACGCGGTCGCCGGCCGTCGTCACTTCTGGTGACCGCGGTCCGAGGCGGCCGCCTCACTCCGGTGCCCCCGCTCCCTGGGCGGGGGCACCGGAGTGCGAGCGGTCAGGCGCAGGTGCCGCTGGGGCGGGCCCGGGTCACCACCTCGCCGGTGCCGGTGGTCGCGTCCAGCCAGACCACCCGGGTGCCGTCGGCCGCCGCGGCGGAGAGCTGCTCGCCCCGGTTGCACGAGACCCGGGCGCGGCGGGTGCCGTCGCCCGCGCGCTCCGGGGTGAACTGCCAGAGCTTGGGCAAGGCCGCGTTGGAGAGCTCCCCCCCAGGCGTGCGGGCCACCATCGTCACCGCGTCCGCGCCGGCCGTCACCTCGGAGACGTTCAGGGCGCCGGGGCCGGTCTCCGGGCTGAGGTCGGTGACGTCCGAGCCGTCGAGTGCGGCGCGGCGCAGGGTGGTGGTGCCGTTCTGGCCGACGGCGTCGAGCAGCCAGTAGACGTGCTGGGCGGTGAGGGCCGTCGGGCCCAGCGAGACCTCCGGCCCCGCCTTCTGGAGCACCGTCTCGGCGCCGGTGGCCACGTCGATCAGCCGGGTGGTGGACTCGTACACGGCGCGGACGCGTCGGCGGTCCTGGTAGACGATCCTGCCGTGGCTGACGGCCGGGGAGGTCGCCCGGTGATAGGTGCCGCCGCCGATGGTGACGAGGTTCGCCGGGTCCTTCAGGCTCAGGTAGGCCACGCCGGCCCGGCCGCCGTGGTTGTAGTAGGCGAAGGTCACGGTGTCGCCGTCGACGCCGAGGGCCGTGCCGGTGCCCCGGCCGTGCCACAGGGTGCGCACCGGTCCGCCCGCGAGGGGCCGGGCGAGGATGTCCACGCCGGTGGGCCCGTGGGCCTGCCAGACCACCGTCGTGCCGTCGGTGGCCGGATTGACGTGGTAGCGGCCGTCGTTGGGGCTCATCAGCTTGAGCTGTCCCTTGCCGTCGGTGCGGCCGGCCCACACCGAGTACGGTTCCGAGCCGGACTCGTTTGACCGGGCGGCGGCCCACCAGCCGCCGCCCGCGCCGAGGTGGGAGTCGTAGGTGTTGACGCGGGTGAGCAGCACGTCGGAGTCGATGCCGAGGGCCTTCTCCCAGTGCGGGACGATGCCGTGCGCGGTGAACGCCTTCCGGACGGCCGTGAGGACGCGCCCGCCGGCCCCCAGCTGCTTGGCGGCGGCGAGGACCGCGTCCCGCCCCCGGGTGAAGCCGTCGAGCGGGGTGAGGTACTCGGTGAGCGCCTTGTAGACGACCGCGTCGGCGAGCTCGGGGCCGATCTCCTCGCGGATGTCCCAGAGCGCGCCGGCGAAGACGGTGGAGTTCAGGTGCACGCCGCCGTTGTCGGTGCCGAAGCCGACGCCGAGGAAGGAACCGGCCGTCGTACGCCCGTCGTTGAGGTCGCGGAAGGCGCAGTCGCGCGGGCCCTTGGTGCGGCACAGGGTCTCGCCCACGAGCCCGGAGCCGGGGTCGTCCATGGGCAGCCCGCGGGCGTCGGCCTCGATGGCGTTGCCGAAGTAGTCGGCGATGGCCTCGTTCATGGCGCCGGACTGGCCCGCGTACACCAGATCGGCGGAGGCCGAGACGACCGCGTGGGTCATCTCGTGCCCGACCACGTCCAGGGCGGCGGAAAGCGGCCGGTACTCGTCGTCGCCGGAGCCGTAGACCATCTTCCGGCCGTCCCAGAAGGCGTTGACGTACGGCTGCCCGTAATCGGTGGCGCCGACCACGGAGTCGACGGTCATGCCGTGCCCGTCCAGGCTGTCCCGGCCGAACTTGGCGCGGTAGTAGTCGTAGACCTGGCCGGCGGCCCAGTGGGCGTCGACCGCGCCTGATCGGGTGGCCTCGCTGCCGAACTCCGGTGTCGGTGAGGCGACTTCGCGCAGGTCGTCGGGCCAGGCGCCGGACAGGTCGCTCGCCCAGTGGCCGCCCGCGTCCCAGGTGGCGAGCACGTGCCCGGCGTCGTCCTGGATGCGGGTGCGGTCGCGCAGCACGTAGGCGTCGCGGGTGTCGTCGTGGGTGACGGCGAGCGGGACGGTGGTGCCGTCCAGCCGGACGCCGCTGCCGGCGGTGCCGTCGGGTGCTGGTGCACCGGTGAGGGCGGCCGGGGCCGCGTGCCCCGGGGCCGTGGCGGGCGCGGCGAAGGTGCGGATACCGCTGTACTGGAGGACGGGATAGCCGGCCCGGGCGTCGATGTACACCTCGCGCAGCACCGGTTCGCCCCCGGCCGGGCCGGTGCCGCGCACGGTGATGTGCCGGGTCAGGACGCCGGTGCCGTTGGGTATGACGACCAGCCCGTGGGCGGTTCCGGTGAGCGCGGTGTCCGCGTCCTCGCCGTCGGGGCCCGCGGTGAAGTCCCGGGCGGCGAGGTCGCGTCGTACGGCGTCGACCGCCCGCTCCACGGCGAGGGTGTCGTCGATGCCGGCGGTCGTGCCGGTGCGCAGCCCGGTGAAGTACCGGCCGGAGGTGCCGGTGACGATCCGGTGGCCGTCGTGCCGTTCCATGCGGACGAGGTACTGCCCGCCCAGCACCGGGACGCCGTGGTGGGTCTGCTGGAGGCGTACGGTCTCCCGGCCGCCGGAGGTGAGGGTGCCGGCGGGCCTGAGGTCGCGTCCGGGGTCGGCGATCCGGTAGCGGTCCTTGCGGGCGGCGAGGTGGGCGCGGGCGGCGTCCGCCGCCGTGCGGGCCGCCGGTGCCTGTTCCCGGATGCCGTCCACCAGCGCGGGCGGCGCCGGGTCGGCCCCGGGCCCGGGCGTCGCGGAACCCCCTTCCGAAGCCGTCGCGCGTGCCGTGGCCGTCGCGGCTGCCGCCGGTGCGGCGGTGGCCGCCGAGACGACGAGCGCGGCGGCGCCCACGAGCGCCGCCGCACCGGATATGCCGTTCAGCCGGGTTCCCGGTCCTGTCACCGGTCGCCCGGCGCGTGTTCTGGAATGACGCACTGTCTCCCCAACCCCCCACATGCGTACGTCCGTCACCGGCGGCGGTCCGCCACCGGTGACGGCCATTGGACGCGGCGGTCCGCCCGCGCATCAACAGTCGTGACGCGACGACGGGTGATTTCCGGCCCCGGCCGGCGGCGACTGTCGCCAAAACGCCTTGGAATTGTCCGTGATCCGTAACAGGCGGATCCCGTGATCTTCTCCGCCCGTCCTGCCAGGTGCACGGAGCTCGAACGGCACGACGGACACACCAAGGGGTGGGGCGGACATGGCACGGCATGGCGGACGGGGTTGGTACGGCCGGGTGATCGCGGCGGCGGTCGGGGTGACGGCGGTGGCCGCCGTCACGTCGGTGTGGTCGGCGCAGGCCGGTCAGAGCGGCGGCGGGCCGGCCGCGCCGGGTGTCTCCGCCCGGCCCGCCGCGCCGAAGGCCACGCCCGTGTCCCCGTCGATAGTCCACGCCTCCGACGGGGGCGCGCACGCGGTCAACATCACCATCGACGACGGCCCGGACCCGGTCTGGACCCCGCGGGTGCTCGAACTGCTGCGGGACAACGGCGTGAAGGCGACGTTCTGCATGGTCGGCCCGCAGGCCGAGGCCCACCCCGATCTGGTCCGGCAGGTGGTGGCCGCCGGTCACCGGCTGTGCGACCACACGGTCTCGCACGACACCGGCATGGACCACGCGTCCGAGTCCTACCAGGCGCGGCAGATCCTCGACGCGGAGCGGCAGATCACCAAGGCGTCGGGCGGGGTGCGGCCGATGTACTACCGGGCCCCGGGCGGCGCCTTCACCCCCTACAGCCGGAAGCTGGCGGCCTCGCACGGGATGCGGCCCCTGGGCTGGAACGTCGACTCCAAGGACTTCGAGCGGCCGGGCAGCGAGGCGATCATCGCCACGGTCAAGCGCGAGCTGGCCAACGGCCCGACGATCCTCTTCCACGACGCGGGCGGTGACCGTTCGCAGACGGTGGCGGCGCTGCGCACCCTGCTGCCGTGGCTGAAGGAGCAGGGGTACTCCTTCGGTTTCCCGGTGCGCTGACGCGTCTTCCGGGCGCTTTGTCCGCTTGGGCGTTGCACGGTGTGCGTCGGCTGGTCACAGAGTGGTGGAGACCTCTTGTGGGCATGTGAACGCAGCCTTTAGCCTCCGAGGCGTTGTGCACAGCGAAACCAGCATTGCGCATGTTGCAACGCCTCATCGGAGGAGCACAGTCCATGAAGCTGTCCGTCCGTCTTGCCGGGTTCACCGCGCTCGCCGCCGTCCTGGCCACCGCCTGCGCGCCCCAGACCTCCGGCACCTCCTCCTCCGGCAAGGACGAGAAGACCGGTACCCTGCGCGTCTGGCTCTTCCAGGAGGTCGACAACCAGCCCAAGCAACGCGTCGTCGACGCGGTCCTCGCCGACTTCGAGAAGGCGCACCAGGGCACCGAGGTCACCGTGGAGTACATCCCGGTGGAGACCCGCGCCCAGCGGGTCAAGGCCGCCTTCAACGACCCCAAGTCCGCGCCCGACGTCATCGAGTACGGCAACACCGACACCGCCGGCTATGTGAAGGACGGCGGACTCGCCGACGTCACCCGGGAGTTCGACGCCTGGAGCGAGGCCCGGGACACCGACCCCACCGCCCGGCGCTCGGTCACCGTGGACGGCAAGGTCTACGGTGCGCCGTACTTCGTCGGCATCCGGGCCCTGTACTACCGCACCGACGTCTTCCGCCAACTCGGGCTGCGGGTACCGGAAACGCAGGCGGAGCTGATCTCCACCGCTCAGCGGATCCGCGCCGCGCGCCCCGATCTGTACGGCCTGGCCGTCGGGGGCGCCTACACCTACGGCGCGCTGCCGTTCCTCTGGGCCAACGGCGGTGACCTGGCCACCGAGAAGGGCGGCGGGTACGCCTCCGCCCTCGGCACCCCCGCCGCCCGCAAGGGCATCGAGGCGTACACCTCCCTCTTCGGCGACGACAACTGCCCCGCCGCCAAGTGCGCGAGCTGGACCGGCAACGACACGGTGACCGCGTTCGCCGCGGGCAAGGCCGCCATGGCGATCGGCGGGAACTTCAGCCACGCCGCCGTGGACGCCGGGAAGGCCAAGGGGAAGTACGCGGTGATCCCGCTGCCCGGGACGAAGGCCGGCTCGATCGCGCCGGCCTTCGCGGGCGGCAACAACATCGGGGTGCTGAAGAGCACCTCGCACCGCACGCTCGCCGTGGACCTGATGAAGCGGCTCGCCTCGAAGCAGGCACAGAGCAGGTTGTTCGACGCGATGGGCTTCCTGCCGACCTTCACGGACGTACGGGAACAGGCAGCCGCCAAGGAGCCGTTCGTCAAGCCGTTCGTCGACACCCTCGCCGCCGGCACCAAGTTCGTGCCGGTCACGCCCGCCTGGGCGCAGATCGACTCCTCGCTGGTACTGCCGACCATGTTCCAGGAGATCGTCAGCGGCCGGAAGGACGTGGCGGACGCCTCGGCCGCCGCGGCGAAGAAGATGGACGACGCGTTCGGGTCCGCCGGATGAGGCGGACGACGGACGTGGCGCTCCCGGTGAAGCGGAGCGCTCCGGCGGCCCCCGCCCGGCGGACCCCCGCGACGACGCCCTCCCGCCGCACAGGCCCGCGCCCGCGCGGCGGCTGGACCCCCTGGCTCTATCTCGCCCCCGCCCTCGCCGTCCTCGGCGCCCTGCTGGTCTACCCGGTCTACCAGCTCGGGCTGATCTCGTTCCTGGAGTACACCCAGGCCCAGGTCAGCGGCGGCGAACCGACCCGCTTCCGGGGCCTGGACAACTACACCGACCTGTTCGCCGACGACCAGTTCTGGCAGGTGCTGCTGGCGACGGTCGGCTTCGCGGCGGCCTGTGTGCTCGGCACGCTGGCGGTGGGCTGCGCGCTCGCCGTCCTGCTCACCCGGGTCCGCGCGCTCCCCCGACTCGCGCTGCTGCTGGCCGCGCTGGGCGCGTGGGCGACACCGACGATCACCGGCTCCACCGTCTGGCTGTTCCTCTTCGACCCCGACTTCGGCCCGGTGAACCGCCTCCTCGGACTCGGCGACTTCTCCTGGACGTACGGCCGTTACAGCGCGTTCCTGCTCGTGCTGCTCGAAGTGGTGTGGTGTTCCTTCCCGTTCGTGATGATCACGGTCTACGCCGGGATCCGCGCCATACCCGGCGAGGTGCTGGAGGCCGCCGCGCTGGACGGCGCCTCGCAGTGGCGGATCTGGCGCTCGGTGCTCGCGCCGATGCTGCGGCCGATCCTCGGCATCGTCACCGTCCAGTCGGTGATCTGGGACTTCAAGGTGTTCACCCAGATCTACGTGATGACGGGCGGCGGCGGCATCGCCGGGCAGAACCTGGTGCTCAACGTGTACGCCTACCAGAAGGCGTTCGCGTCCTCGCAGTACAGCCTCGGTTCGGCGATCGGCGTCGTGATGCTGCTGCTCCTGCTGGCCGTCACGCTCGGATATCTGCGGCTGCTGCGCCGCCAAGGGGAGGAACTGTGAGTCGCGTACGCCTTCCGGTACGGCGCCCCTGGCGGCTGGCCG
This window harbors:
- a CDS encoding SGNH/GDSL hydrolase family protein, translated to MPLPSLRRVLTAASAALGTLALGLGTAPAQAATPLDYAALGDSYSAASGVLPVDLTSPLCLRSTANYPHVIADRTGARLTDVTCGAAQTKHFTESQYPGVAPQADAVTADTDLVTLTIGGNDNGTFINAVTACGTAGILSGGQGSPCKDKYGTSFDDQIDAGTYPALKAALRAVRAKAPHAKVAVLGYPWITPAKADPSCFVKLPLAAGDVPYLHSLQAHLNAVVRRAAEETGAVYVDFAEASAGHDACRPAGTRWIEPLLFGRSVVPVHPNALGERRMAEHTLGVLGLG
- a CDS encoding DUF6131 family protein; its protein translation is MIALGIILLIIGFVTGISILWTIGIILLVVGAILWIMGSMGHAVAGRRHFW
- a CDS encoding oxygenase MpaB family protein; the encoded protein is MTETGADEPQHTTGAEQLFGLGSRFRGFFNDPRWALAIIRATVLEAAHPQIGAALADNSTFVTHPWRRLRNTVTSLQRMSGPDAEARQKEAARLNRLHARISGADARERPYDAMDPAVRAWVVATLFESSVAMCRFSGQPLEQDAIEELYGEFRGYLAALDGDARHLPPTVHEFWPYYERVVEEELEHTEAMRIILYRLFDHLPAPPLLHGLPTLWAAGRALVGPVIGVLTVASLPEPFRRRAGLPELPGAQTLMQSAYLGAGLARFLPEGWLRTETVLDLLALSPDSDDPRARTLRALRDRMRRAGALVRLITPLPPEPDPGTDTGLRRGAEEFFAAVLDQTGDGYVDWPDLAAMARELAGRLDLDEPAETRLYDAFADWWRELQTALDTDGDGRVSCREYTEAVPALAGPALIRVAEVLFDVTDANGDQRIDAAEYRALFRRGFHRDLTGGDDTYPRGAFVRDFVSFMSGRARSTPYDPLLADA
- a CDS encoding carbohydrate ABC transporter permease, translating into MRRTTDVALPVKRSAPAAPARRTPATTPSRRTGPRPRGGWTPWLYLAPALAVLGALLVYPVYQLGLISFLEYTQAQVSGGEPTRFRGLDNYTDLFADDQFWQVLLATVGFAAACVLGTLAVGCALAVLLTRVRALPRLALLLAALGAWATPTITGSTVWLFLFDPDFGPVNRLLGLGDFSWTYGRYSAFLLVLLEVVWCSFPFVMITVYAGIRAIPGEVLEAAALDGASQWRIWRSVLAPMLRPILGIVTVQSVIWDFKVFTQIYVMTGGGGIAGQNLVLNVYAYQKAFASSQYSLGSAIGVVMLLLLLAVTLGYLRLLRRQGEEL
- a CDS encoding polysaccharide deacetylase family protein yields the protein MARHGGRGWYGRVIAAAVGVTAVAAVTSVWSAQAGQSGGGPAAPGVSARPAAPKATPVSPSIVHASDGGAHAVNITIDDGPDPVWTPRVLELLRDNGVKATFCMVGPQAEAHPDLVRQVVAAGHRLCDHTVSHDTGMDHASESYQARQILDAERQITKASGGVRPMYYRAPGGAFTPYSRKLAASHGMRPLGWNVDSKDFERPGSEAIIATVKRELANGPTILFHDAGGDRSQTVAALRTLLPWLKEQGYSFGFPVR
- a CDS encoding extracellular solute-binding protein; the protein is MKLSVRLAGFTALAAVLATACAPQTSGTSSSGKDEKTGTLRVWLFQEVDNQPKQRVVDAVLADFEKAHQGTEVTVEYIPVETRAQRVKAAFNDPKSAPDVIEYGNTDTAGYVKDGGLADVTREFDAWSEARDTDPTARRSVTVDGKVYGAPYFVGIRALYYRTDVFRQLGLRVPETQAELISTAQRIRAARPDLYGLAVGGAYTYGALPFLWANGGDLATEKGGGYASALGTPAARKGIEAYTSLFGDDNCPAAKCASWTGNDTVTAFAAGKAAMAIGGNFSHAAVDAGKAKGKYAVIPLPGTKAGSIAPAFAGGNNIGVLKSTSHRTLAVDLMKRLASKQAQSRLFDAMGFLPTFTDVREQAAAKEPFVKPFVDTLAAGTKFVPVTPAWAQIDSSLVLPTMFQEIVSGRKDVADASAAAAKKMDDAFGSAG